CCGAGCAATTATACGGGGAAGCCGAACCCGCTCGGTTGCGATCCGCATTAGCGTTACAACAACTTGCCAAGATCGGGCTCGGTTCTAGAATGGTAACCGTGCGCGGCGGTTGAGGAAGTTCTGCAAGCGATCGCGCCAGGTGGGCGGCGTCCAGGTGCCTCGGTCTTCCCATTCGGCAACAATTTGCCGGCCGAGCAAGGTGAGCCGAAACTTGTCGGTGATGCCTTGACCGTCTACCTCGCGACGCAACATGCCGACCTGGATCAGCCACATCAGAGCGGCTTCAGCAGCCAGCTCTGTCAGCGCGCGGCGAGCATAACCGTTGTCAATGCCTCGCTTGTCCGCGATCGCCGGCAACGCCACGCCCTGTTGGCGCATGTCTGCAAAAAGCGCGAGGAAGAATGGCGAGCAGCGCAATGCCAGATCGGCTCGAGCGATTGTTGCCGCGGGATATTGGATTTCATCTTGAGGCGATGCGGTTGTCACTGTTTGTCCCGAAGAATCTCGACCTGGCTTGGTTACATTCCTGCCTATTGTAAAGTTCGCGATTATAAAGTTCGCGATCGCCCGACCGCCGGGCTTTCAGAGATGCTTTTCGACCTGAATGGAGGTGTGTGTATTCGTACTTCGATCGGCGCAGATCGAATTCCAGTGCTCCATCCGGGACCTCAATTATCGCTCGAAAAACTCTGAAACCAAACCCGGGGGAATCTCATCTGAACCAGAACCCTGAAGGTCCCCCAGCAAGAGCTTGCAGGAATTTAGTTCTGGTAAGTATTTAGCCGTGTTTGATATGAGTATGACGATTGTCCCTCTTAGCAACTGGTTTGATTGCCAGCCTCGCTCGCAGCAAAACCACTGACTCGAGGGACAATTAGGTTACGGCTTCGGGTACGCGGACGGCGTATGGGTCGCTATCCTGTCCGGTGGCAAACCGTAACGAATGCACTAAGTCCTTACTAGATCGAGTCAGGAAGACTGCCAGCGCCAGCGCCGCCAGCCCAGCTGCCAAAAAGAACAAGCCCCGGTAACCAACGGCAAGCGATAGCGAACCCAGCAGCGGACCCCCGAGGGCGATCCCGAAATCGTACCCAAACAAGCACAGCGAGTAGATTTTGCCGCGCTCGTGAGCTCGCGAGCGGTCGGCCATCAAGGCAATTGCCATGGGAATCAGCGTGCCCGCCCCGGCTCCCTGCAACACCGCCGCCCCGAGGATTTGCTGCGGTGATTGCGCTGTTGCCAAGATAAACATCGCCGTGATGTAAGCAACTAAGCTGCAGCTAATGAACAGTCCGCGCCCGTAGCGATCGCTCGCGCGGCCAACGTAGACGCGCACCGTGAAGCTTGCCAAGGCCGACGTGGTGTAGAACCAGCCTGGATTCAGCGGCACGCTAAGGTCGCGCACGTAGAGCGGCAAGTACGACGCTAGCGTCCCGAACACCAAGCCCATCAGCAACATCACTGTTGCCGGCGTCCGCAGGCGATCGCCAAGGAGCAATTGCCAAAACTGCTTATCGTCCGAGCCGATTTGAGCCACTGCATCTTGACGCGCGCGCGATCGCGGCTCGTGTACGAGCGCGGCCGAAAAGAATCCCCAGAACCCTGCTGCTGCCGAGACCAAAAAGAGGGTCGTGTAACCTGCTTGAACCTGCAGCAAACCACCAACTGCAGGTCCCAGTGCCATGCCGATCGGCACGACCAAACTCATGTAGCCAATTAACTCGCCTTTCTTCTCCGGCGGCGAAATGTCAACCACTAAAGTACTGTAGCCCGTGGTAAAGGCAGCAATGCTAATCCCGTGAAACGCCCGAAAGAGAGCGAGTAGAGCGACTGAGTGCACCAGCGCGTAGCAGAGCGGCGCTGTGCCGACAATGGCTGTCCCCAACAGCACGACTGCCTTGCGACTGTGGCGATCCGCCGCACGCCCCAGAATCGAGCGAAAAAGTAGTAGCCCGATCGCAAAGCTGCCCATCACCCAGCCGACCAGATAGTCGGAGCCGCTCGCGTCCCGGATGTACGGCGGGAGCGTCGGCAGCAACATTGTCAGACTCGACCAGAACATCAAGCCTGACAGAAACAACGCCGCCAGATTGCGTTGCTGAGGGGGCGCGAGCGTTTGAAAAACCTTCAATTTACCTGAACCTCGGTACATAAACAAACGCGATCGCGTCAGTCGAATCAGGTTTTTTCCGCAGGGCGATCGAGTCCCGCTTCTTCACTATTCTTAATACTGCCGCCAACGACCTCCCTCACGCGGTAGATGGGACGCCCTTGGGACTCGTGATACGTCCGCATCAGCAGCTCGCCCAATAACCCGAAGCAAAATAACTGCACGCCAGCTAGCAGCAGCACCACGACTAAAATCAACAGCGGGCGATCGCCGATATTTTGGTTCATCATCAGCTTGAGCGCGCTGAGGTAAATGCCAAGTAGCACGCCAGCTGAGAACGATAGCAACCCCAGCGAGCCGAAGACGTGCATCGGGCGCGTGAGGAATTTCTTCATAAACCAAACGGTCAGCAAGTCCATTAGCACCCGGAAGGTACGCCCCAGCCCGTATTTACTCTGTCCGAAGCGGCGAGCGTGGTGCTGAACGGGGATTTCGGCGATTTTCGCCCCTTCAATGAAAGCGAGGGCGGGCAGGAAGCGATGGAGTTCGCCGTAGAGGTTCATGTCTGCCAATAGCTCAGAACGATAAGCCTTTAGAGAACAACCGTAGTCGTGGAGCTTGACCCCCGTTACTTTGCCGATCAGCCAATTGGCAATGCGCGAGGGAAGCAAGCGCGTGAGCGCTGCGTCTTGGCGTTGCTTGCGCCAGCCGCTGACGAGGTCGTAGCCTTCGTCGAGTTTGGCCAGTAATTGTGGTATGTCGCTCGGGTCATTTTGCAAGTCGGCGTCGAGGGAAACGATCGCCGCACCGCAGGCGTGCTCGAAACCAGCGGCCATGGCAGCGGTTTGACCGTAGTTGCGACGCAGCAAAATCGCTCTTAGGTCGGCGCGATCGCGAGCAAGTGTTTTGAGCAGGTCGGCAGAACCGTCGCTGGAGCCGTCGTCGGCGCAGACGATTTCATAGCAGAGTCCAGTGGCCGCAAACGTGGTGGCAATCGCGTCGATCAGGGCTGGGAGGCTTTCAATTTCGTTGTAAATCGGAAGGACCACCGAAACGTCCGGACGCTCGGTGGTGCTGGGGGCAGCGGGCAGCGGGGACATACGGACCATGAGCGGCAGGCAACCTTTGACGACAGGGCGGAAGGAGACGGACTGGCAATGAACGAGTGATAGCGATCGCCTGCGGGGGCGCTAAAGTTGAAAATCGAGAGCTTGATTGCCTTTCGACGAGATTCTCGCTAACTATGTCGTTCTACCATTCCGACGCCCTGCTCGACCAATTGGGTGCTGATGTACTCGCGGCCGTGTGGAAGGAGTTCCCGTCCTTATCCAAAACACACCTAGCCCTGACGTGGCTGGTGTACGACCCACCAGTTGTTGTAAATACGGGCGGCGCGCTCTCAGCAGAGGAGTTTTGGAAGCACTCGATGCGCGGCTTCTGCTATCGCGGTGTGGAGCCGTTTTATCCTGCTAGCATCGTGAAGTTGTTCTATCTGGTGGCGGCCCACGAGTGGCTGGAGCAGGAGATGATCCCGCTGTCCGGAGAGCTGGAACGGGCGCTACACGACTCGATCGTATTTTCCTACGACGACGCAGCCGGCCTGGTGGTGGATGCGCTAACGGGAACAACCAGCGGTTTGGAGTTGCCGCCAGGCCCGCTCGAGACCTGGGCAGCCCAGCGCAACATCGTCAATCGCTATTACCAATCGCTGGGATGGGAAGAACTGAAAGACATCAATGTTAATCAAAAAACATGGTGCGACGGCCCTTACGGACGGGAGCGCCAGTTTGCTGGAGACCTCTTGGAAAATCGCAACCAGCTAACAACCGATGCGGTGGCGCGACTGTTACACGCAATTGCGGGCGGCGTGGCCGTATCGTCTGCGCGATCGCAAGTAATGATGCAGTTGCTGCAACGCGATTTGACTCGTCCGGAACAATACGAAAATCACGGTGAAAACCAGATAGCGGGCTTTTTGTCTGAGAGTCTGCCGCCGACAGCACGCGTTTGGTCGAAGGGCGGATGGACGCGTCAGGTTCGGCACGATGCTGCCTACATCGAGCTGCCGGACTGTCGCCCGTATCTATTGGTGGTGTTCGCGCGCGAGAATAAGCGTAGCCGTCAACTCATCCCATTTATCTCCCAGCAAGTAGCCGTGGCGATGGCGGGATTGGACTCCTAAGCGAGATCTTCAGGCGGAAGGAATTGCGGTCGGCACGGGTAAATCTTGAAGTGATAGCATTGAACGGCCGACATAATGCTCACTGTGGTGGAGTTTTGCCTGCTAGAAAGCGTCAGCAGCTATTGCCCGCCCGCCCGATCTCTTAGGAAGTAATGCCCTTTCCCCGGCCATGTTTTTAAAAAATCTCTTAGGCGATCCCAACGACCGAAAACTCAAAAAGCTGCAACCCACCGTCGCGGAGGTTGCGCTCTACGAGGAGGATATGCAGCAGCTGTCCGATGAGTCGCTGCGCGGGAAGACGGCAGAGTTTAAAGCAAAATTGGCGCAGGCGAAGAACGACGAAGACGAAGCCGATATCCTTGAAGAGATCGCACCCGAGGCCTTTGCCCTCGTGCGCGAGGCAGCACGGCGCGTCCTCGGAATGAGACATTACGACGTCCAAGTGCTCGGCGGTCTCGTGTTGCACCAGGGACAGATTGCTGAAATGAAGACCGGCGAGGGCAAAACCCTCGTTGCTACCCTGCCCGCTTACCTCAACGCCCTCTGCGGGAAAGGGGTTCACGTCGTCACCGTTAACGATTACCTCGCCCGCCGTGACTCCGAGTGGATGGGGCAAGTGCATCGTTTCCTCGATCTGAGTGTCGGACTTATCCAACAGGGGATGTCGCCGAGCGAGCGCCGCCGCAATTACGCTTGCGACATCACTTACACCACGAACAGCGAAATCGGGTTCGATTATTTGCGCGACAATATGGCGACTTCGATCGAAGAAGTCGTTCAGCGTCCGTTTAATTACTGCATTATCGACGAGGTCGACTCGGTACTGATCGACGAAGCCCGTACGCCGTTGATTATTTCCGGCCAGGTCGACCGACCGACCGAGAAATACATGAAAGCTGCGGACGTGGCGCGATCGCTCGATCCGGAAGAGCATTACGAAGTCGATGAAAAAGCTCGCAACGTTTTGCTCACTGATGAAGGCTTCGCAGCCGCGGAAGGCTTTCTGCGGGTTGAGGATCTCTACAACCCTGAAGATCCCTGGGCTCACTATATTTTCAATGCCATCAAAGCAAAGGAGCTTTTCATCCGCGACGTAAACTACATCGTTCGCAAAGACGAGGTCGTCATTGTCGACGAGTTCACTGGCCGAGTGATGCCCGGGCGCCGCTGGAGCGACGGACTGCACCAGGCGATCGAAGCGAAAGAAAGGGTTGAAATTCAACGCGAAACGCAAACTCTAGCCAGCATCACTTATCAGAACTTCTTCTTGCTCTACCCGAAACTAGCGGGTATGACCGGAACGGCAAAAACCGAAGAAGCCGAGTTTGAGAAGATCTATAACTTGCAGGTTACGATCGTTCCGACTAACTTGCCGCTCGCGCGCCGCGATGTCTCCGATGTCGTTTATAAAACCGAAGAAGCGAAGTGGCAAGCCGTTGCTGCCGAGTGTACTGAGTTCTACAAGCAAGGACGCCCGGTTTTGGTGGGAACGACGAGTGTTGAAAAGTCCGAGTTGCTGTCGAAGCTGCTTGCGGCTGATAACGTTCCGCACAACTTACTGAACGCACGTCCCGAGTATGTCGAACGCGAGTCGGAAATTGTCGCTCAAGCCGGTCGCAAAGGCACGATTACCCTCGCTACCAATATGGCCGGGCGTGGCACAGACATCATCCTCGGAGGCAACTCCGATTACATGGCGCGACTTAAACTGCGCGAATATTTCATGCCGCGCGTAGTCATTCCCAGCGACGACGACGATTTAGTGGCAGGCGTGCCGCTGGTCGGCAAGCCGAAAAAGCTGCGCGCCCAAGGTTTTGCAGAACCGCAGATGAAAGTTAAAACCTGGCGCGCGTCGCCGCAAATCTTCCCCGCTGAGTTGGGAGCGGCCGCAGAGTCCAAACTCAAGGAGTGGGTAGATTTTGCGGTCAAACACTACGGCGAGCAAAGTCTGACCGAGCTGGTTGCCGAGGAGAAAGTCGCGATCGCGGCCGAGAAAGCTCCCGTTGACGATCCCGGCATCATCAAGCTGCGCGAGGCGTACAATTTACTTCACGACCAGTACGAACAATACACCTCAAAAGAACACGATGAGGTGGTAGGGGCCGGTGGTTTGCACGTCATCGGCACCGAACGACACGAGTCGCGCCGCATCGATAACCAACTGCGAGGTCGTGCCGGCCGGCAGGGTGACCCGGGTTCTACCCGATTCTTCCTCAGCTTGCAGGATAATTTACTGCGAATTTTCGGCGGCGATCGCGTATCGGGTTTAATGAATGCCTTCCGCGTAGAAGAGGATATGCCGATTGAGTCGAAGTTGCTGACGCGATCGCTGGAAAATGCTCAGAAGAAAGTCGAAACCTTCTATTACGACACCCGCAAGCAGGTGTTCGAGTACGACGAGGTGATGAACAATCAGCGTCGTGCCATCTATGCCGAGCGGCGGCGGGTTCTCGAAGGTCGCGACCTCAAGGATCGCGTCATTCAGTATGCAGAAATGACGATGAACGACATTGTCAACGCTTACGTCAACCCCGAGTTGCCGCCGGAAGAATGGGATCTCGATTCGATGGTCGCAAAGGTGCAAGAGTTCGTGTATCTGCTTCAGGATCTAACATCGGACCAACTTGCCGATATGACCGTTGGCGAGATCAAAGCATTTCTCCACGAGGAAATTCACAAGGCTTACGACCTCAAGGAGAACCAGGTAGAGCAATTACAACCCGGTTTGATGCGACAGGCCGAACGCTACTTTATGTTGCAGCAAATCGATACGCTCTGGCGCGAGCACTTACAAGCAATGGATGCCTTGCGCGAGTCGGTTGGCTTACGCGGATACGGGCAGCGCGATCCGCTCATCGAATACAAGCAGGAAGGCTACGAGATGTTCCTAGAAATGATGATCGACATTCGTCGCAATGTGGTGTACTCGCTGTTTGAATTCCAACCGCAAATCCAACCGCAAGCAGTCTAGAGTCGATCGAGTCCTGGGTGAGTTTTCAGGCTCGCAAACATTATTCTCGTGCTGCCGTCTTCTCGAGAATGCAATTGCCGATATGCTTGTGCATTTGCTGAAGAACATACCAGGTCAAAGAATTTTCGTGACGGATAGGGCATCCAAAATACTGCCATAGCCAGTTCGAGCAGTCACAACCTTTGGTGTGTTCTTCGAGCAGCTAGCTGCTCGAGTTTGCTCTACAATTTCCCCAAGTCACCTAATACCTCCTTATGTAGGTATCGCTATGTAGGTATCGCTTCAAGTGCTCCCGCACCCCTCGGTTGGATTAAATTCCTGACAGGAATGCACCTGGAATAGCAGCATAACCCTTAAAGAGCTCCAAACTCTGGATCATGTGCACGCGATCGTTGGCGACTACAAAAATCGAAAAGTTTCTGGTCTTCGATAAAAAAGGCTCAATGGCGAGAGAAAAATCGGGCTCAAGGATGAATGCAAGGAGTTGTCAAGTTTTTTTGGGAAACAAGTCAATCTCAGTCGGTGAAGCACTCTGGATGCTCGATGACAAATCACGCTATGGCCGCCTCCCAGTTCGTCAGCTGTATTGTCCATTGCACGGAAATCTTGCCAGCGCTAGGTAGGGCTTGCCGAAAAAGGCTAAAATGCCCGCAATGAAAGGTTCTCAGCTTTTCTATGCCAGAAAAGTGCAAGGTTAGGCACCAGAGCCTTAAAACCCTTTCAATTGGGCCGTGAATCCGAGGAAAAAAGCTGGGGCTAGATCATAGTAACCTGATGCCATAAGCTCTCTGCCCCCTAAATTCGTTAGTGGACTTTTTCTGCAAACCCTAGGCAGAGCAACTTTAAGACCGCTGTCTCTGAAGGAGACGACCCATTGGTCTTCAATACCTTCCGCAAAAGTTAGCTTCGCGATCCAATCGCGTTGGTCGTGTAAATCACTCGCTGAATTTCCAGTAGTAGGTCATCGAAGCACGCGGATGACCTGTTCCCAATGCAACAACACCATTCAAGCTGATGGTTTAGTAGGAGGCGTCAAACTGCCTGGCGAAATTTGCCAAGGCATCAGCCATATCCTTAATCCTGCAAGAGTAAAATAGCTGTTCCCTCCGAGCATCGAGTTGCCTAGCGAAGCCGCTGTAGGAAACCGTTACGCTTCTTCGATGCTTGGTTCTCTCCCTCTGTGTAGTATCCCTGGGCGTAGTAGTAGTAATAGCTATCGGGTTCGTTAGCGGGAATCACGCCATTGACCACCATGCCAACCACGGGTTGCCGCGCACGTTCCAGAGCTTCGCGCGAAGCATCCACGTTCGTGACATTAACAATACCGGGTCGAACAACCAACAATACGCCATCGGCAACTTTGCCGAGAATCAGAGCGTCGGCAGCCACTGCCAAGGGCGGGGTGTCGATAATGATGTAGTCATAGTGATGCTTAGCCTCGTCCAACAGCGTGGTCATGCGCTGAGAGTCTAAGAGAGCGACGGGGTTAGGTGGTATTACTCCTGCAGTCAGCACGTCCAGCTTGTTGCCGTCTTGCCCTTCAGCGTGAGCGATTTCAGCGACGCTTAACTGTTCGACCAAGACATTACTCAAGCCCGTCGTATTAGCCAACTCCCACACTTGGTGTTGACTCGGACGGCGCATATCGGCGTCGATGACGAGAACGCGATTTCCCAACTCAGCTAGTGCCACGCCTAAATTAGCCGAAACGGTAGACTTACCCTCACGTGGGATGGAGCTGGTGACAGCGACGACCTTGAGCTTGCGATCCGTGGTGGAGAATTTGAGATTTGCCTGCAACATCCGGAATGCTTCGCTCATCGACGAGCGCGGGTAATCTCGGACAGGCAGCGTAACTGGTCGCGTTCCATCTACCGGGCGATTGAATCGACCAAAGAGTGGAATCGACCCTAGCATGACGTAACCAAGACGGTTCTTAGCCTCTTGAACGGTTTTGAGGCTCTGGTCGCGGACATCAAGGGTTATGGCCGTAGCAGTTCCAATCAGCGCGCCCACGATGCCACCAGCCATCAAGATGAGTTGCATGCGCGGCCAGATTGGGTTTATCGGCACAAGTGCATTCTCGACAACCCGTGCATTCCCAAGGTTCTGGTTTTCGGTGACGCGCACTTCCTGCAAGCGTTGTAGGAGTGCCTCGTAGGTCGATTGGGCGGCATTTAACTGGCGCTCTAGTTCCCGCTGTCCCTGTTCGAGGCGCGGAAGCACGCTCGCGCGGGATTGGTAAGCTTCGCGCTCGCGTTGCAGGGAGCTGAGGCGACTGCTCGTCCCGAGGCGATCTACCTCGGCTCGAACGAGATCTCCAGTCAGCTGGATTTCAACTTCGCTTAACTGCAGGGTGCCGCTCGCAATTGCCACATCCACGGGGATAGCTCCACCTGCTGCTGGCGACTCGCTGAGAACGGTCTGTATGCGCTCGTTGAGAACCTGCCGCAGGGCATCGCGGCTCTCGACAAGGCTCACGATCGCCGGATGCTGAGGCTGATAGCGCGACTCAGCAACGGCAAGTTCGGACTCAATGGATTGATAACTCTCGAGAGCATCCCGCACGGCCCTCGATTGGGTGAGCGCGCTGGCAGCTAGGGCTTCGGCGGACGACAAGCCGAGCTGTGCTGATAGTTCTTGAATACGAGCCTGGGTATCGTTCAGGCTGGTCTGGGATTTGACTAGCTCTTCGTCGATGCTACCGAGCAGGCGTACGGTTGTTTGCGCCTCTTCATTGAGGACGATGATACGGTTGCGTTCCTTAAAGCGACGTAAAGCTTCCTCGGCCTCGCGTACGGAGCGCTCGGTGAGGGGAAGCTGCTCCTCAATAAACTCGCGGGCCGCAGCAGCTTCC
The sequence above is a segment of the Rubidibacter lacunae KORDI 51-2 genome. Coding sequences within it:
- a CDS encoding Npun_F0494 family protein, translated to MTTASPQDEIQYPAATIARADLALRCSPFFLALFADMRQQGVALPAIADKRGIDNGYARRALTELAAEAALMWLIQVGMLRREVDGQGITDKFRLTLLGRQIVAEWEDRGTWTPPTWRDRLQNFLNRRARLPF
- a CDS encoding MFS transporter; the encoded protein is MKVFQTLAPPQQRNLAALFLSGLMFWSSLTMLLPTLPPYIRDASGSDYLVGWVMGSFAIGLLLFRSILGRAADRHSRKAVVLLGTAIVGTAPLCYALVHSVALLALFRAFHGISIAAFTTGYSTLVVDISPPEKKGELIGYMSLVVPIGMALGPAVGGLLQVQAGYTTLFLVSAAAGFWGFFSAALVHEPRSRARQDAVAQIGSDDKQFWQLLLGDRLRTPATVMLLMGLVFGTLASYLPLYVRDLSVPLNPGWFYTTSALASFTVRVYVGRASDRYGRGLFISCSLVAYITAMFILATAQSPQQILGAAVLQGAGAGTLIPMAIALMADRSRAHERGKIYSLCLFGYDFGIALGGPLLGSLSLAVGYRGLFFLAAGLAALALAVFLTRSSKDLVHSLRFATGQDSDPYAVRVPEAVT
- a CDS encoding glycosyltransferase family 2 protein yields the protein MSPLPAAPSTTERPDVSVVLPIYNEIESLPALIDAIATTFAATGLCYEIVCADDGSSDGSADLLKTLARDRADLRAILLRRNYGQTAAMAAGFEHACGAAIVSLDADLQNDPSDIPQLLAKLDEGYDLVSGWRKQRQDAALTRLLPSRIANWLIGKVTGVKLHDYGCSLKAYRSELLADMNLYGELHRFLPALAFIEGAKIAEIPVQHHARRFGQSKYGLGRTFRVLMDLLTVWFMKKFLTRPMHVFGSLGLLSFSAGVLLGIYLSALKLMMNQNIGDRPLLILVVVLLLAGVQLFCFGLLGELLMRTYHESQGRPIYRVREVVGGSIKNSEEAGLDRPAEKT
- a CDS encoding serine hydrolase, coding for MSFYHSDALLDQLGADVLAAVWKEFPSLSKTHLALTWLVYDPPVVVNTGGALSAEEFWKHSMRGFCYRGVEPFYPASIVKLFYLVAAHEWLEQEMIPLSGELERALHDSIVFSYDDAAGLVVDALTGTTSGLELPPGPLETWAAQRNIVNRYYQSLGWEELKDINVNQKTWCDGPYGRERQFAGDLLENRNQLTTDAVARLLHAIAGGVAVSSARSQVMMQLLQRDLTRPEQYENHGENQIAGFLSESLPPTARVWSKGGWTRQVRHDAAYIELPDCRPYLLVVFARENKRSRQLIPFISQQVAVAMAGLDS
- the secA gene encoding preprotein translocase subunit SecA, with product MFLKNLLGDPNDRKLKKLQPTVAEVALYEEDMQQLSDESLRGKTAEFKAKLAQAKNDEDEADILEEIAPEAFALVREAARRVLGMRHYDVQVLGGLVLHQGQIAEMKTGEGKTLVATLPAYLNALCGKGVHVVTVNDYLARRDSEWMGQVHRFLDLSVGLIQQGMSPSERRRNYACDITYTTNSEIGFDYLRDNMATSIEEVVQRPFNYCIIDEVDSVLIDEARTPLIISGQVDRPTEKYMKAADVARSLDPEEHYEVDEKARNVLLTDEGFAAAEGFLRVEDLYNPEDPWAHYIFNAIKAKELFIRDVNYIVRKDEVVIVDEFTGRVMPGRRWSDGLHQAIEAKERVEIQRETQTLASITYQNFFLLYPKLAGMTGTAKTEEAEFEKIYNLQVTIVPTNLPLARRDVSDVVYKTEEAKWQAVAAECTEFYKQGRPVLVGTTSVEKSELLSKLLAADNVPHNLLNARPEYVERESEIVAQAGRKGTITLATNMAGRGTDIILGGNSDYMARLKLREYFMPRVVIPSDDDDLVAGVPLVGKPKKLRAQGFAEPQMKVKTWRASPQIFPAELGAAAESKLKEWVDFAVKHYGEQSLTELVAEEKVAIAAEKAPVDDPGIIKLREAYNLLHDQYEQYTSKEHDEVVGAGGLHVIGTERHESRRIDNQLRGRAGRQGDPGSTRFFLSLQDNLLRIFGGDRVSGLMNAFRVEEDMPIESKLLTRSLENAQKKVETFYYDTRKQVFEYDEVMNNQRRAIYAERRRVLEGRDLKDRVIQYAEMTMNDIVNAYVNPELPPEEWDLDSMVAKVQEFVYLLQDLTSDQLADMTVGEIKAFLHEEIHKAYDLKENQVEQLQPGLMRQAERYFMLQQIDTLWREHLQAMDALRESVGLRGYGQRDPLIEYKQEGYEMFLEMMIDIRRNVVYSLFEFQPQIQPQAV
- a CDS encoding GumC family protein, producing the protein MEAIDRNLRQDDDFLDLQKYWSILKRRWLPASLVTISTIGLTGIYSARQTPIYEARARLLLQTADGAIPFAGFSGGSSTSNTLLANEAAIIRSLPIGQQVIERLDIRNADGTPMAPQNIVGNLKVYEVPNTHILELTYQSTDPEEAARVVDSFMEVYRDNDVRINRSEAAAAREFIEEQLPLTERSVREAEEALRRFKERNRIIVLNEEAQTTVRLLGSIDEELVKSQTSLNDTQARIQELSAQLGLSSAEALAASALTQSRAVRDALESYQSIESELAVAESRYQPQHPAIVSLVESRDALRQVLNERIQTVLSESPAAGGAIPVDVAIASGTLQLSEVEIQLTGDLVRAEVDRLGTSSRLSSLQREREAYQSRASVLPRLEQGQRELERQLNAAQSTYEALLQRLQEVRVTENQNLGNARVVENALVPINPIWPRMQLILMAGGIVGALIGTATAITLDVRDQSLKTVQEAKNRLGYVMLGSIPLFGRFNRPVDGTRPVTLPVRDYPRSSMSEAFRMLQANLKFSTTDRKLKVVAVTSSIPREGKSTVSANLGVALAELGNRVLVIDADMRRPSQHQVWELANTTGLSNVLVEQLSVAEIAHAEGQDGNKLDVLTAGVIPPNPVALLDSQRMTTLLDEAKHHYDYIIIDTPPLAVAADALILGKVADGVLLVVRPGIVNVTNVDASREALERARQPVVGMVVNGVIPANEPDSYYYYYAQGYYTEGENQASKKRNGFLQRLR